The Oryzias melastigma strain HK-1 linkage group LG13, ASM292280v2, whole genome shotgun sequence genome window below encodes:
- the smtla gene encoding somatolactin alpha isoform X2 — protein MHTRVLHQSLWALLLWPHLFAVSAPLDCRDDPASLARCPSISQEKLLDRVIHHAELIYRVSEESCSLFEEMFIPLPLRLQTNQGGYACITKSLPIPSSKSEIQQLSDKWLLHSVLLLVQSWIEPLVYLQMTLDRYDHAPDMLLNKTKWVSEKLISLEQGVVVLMKKMLDEGTMTTAYSEQGAFQYDVQLDILESIMRDYTLLTCFKKDAHKMETFLKLLKCRQTDKYNCA, from the exons ATGCACACAAGAG TCTTGCACCAGAGTCTATGGGCTTTATTGCTGTGGCCCCATCTTTTCGCTGTAAGCGCCCCGCTAGACTGCAGAGATGATCCGGCCAGTCTCGCCCGCTGTCCCTCCATCTCTCAGGAGAAACTTCTCGACCGAGTCATCCATCACGCCGAGCTCATCTACCGTGTCTCTGAAGAATCCTGCTCCTTATTT GAAGAGATGTTCATCCCGCTGCCTTTGAGGCTCCAGACTAACCAGGGCGGTTATGCCTGCATCACCAAATCATTACCCATCCCCAGCTCTAAAAGTGAAATCCAGCAGCTCTCT GACAAATGGCTGCTGCATTCTGTGCTGCTGCTCGTCCAGTCTTGGATCGAACCTTTGGTTTACCTGCAGATGACACTGGATCGCTACGACCACGCTCCTGACATGCTGCTCAACAAGACCAAGTGGGTGTCTGAGAAGCTGATCAGTCTGGAGCAAGGCGTGGTTGTGCTCATGAAGAAG ATGTTGGATGAAGGGACGATGACCACGGCATACTCCGAACAAGGCGCCTTCCAGTACGACGTCCAGCTGGACATCCTGGAATCCATAATGAGGGATTATACCTTACTCACCTGCTTCAAGAAAGACGCCCATAAGATGGAGACTTTCCTAAAGCTGCTCAAATGCCGCCAAACTGACAAATACAACTGTGCATAA
- the smtla gene encoding somatolactin alpha isoform X1, with the protein MHTRVLHQSLWALLLWPHLFAVSAPLDCRDDPASLARCPSISQEKLLDRVIHHAELIYRVSEESCSLFEEMFIPLPLRLQTNQGGYACITKSLPIPSSKSEIQQLSDKWLLHSVLLLVQSWIEPLVYLQMTLDRYDHAPDMLLNKTKWVSEKLISLEQGVVVLMKKQMLDEGTMTTAYSEQGAFQYDVQLDILESIMRDYTLLTCFKKDAHKMETFLKLLKCRQTDKYNCA; encoded by the exons ATGCACACAAGAG TCTTGCACCAGAGTCTATGGGCTTTATTGCTGTGGCCCCATCTTTTCGCTGTAAGCGCCCCGCTAGACTGCAGAGATGATCCGGCCAGTCTCGCCCGCTGTCCCTCCATCTCTCAGGAGAAACTTCTCGACCGAGTCATCCATCACGCCGAGCTCATCTACCGTGTCTCTGAAGAATCCTGCTCCTTATTT GAAGAGATGTTCATCCCGCTGCCTTTGAGGCTCCAGACTAACCAGGGCGGTTATGCCTGCATCACCAAATCATTACCCATCCCCAGCTCTAAAAGTGAAATCCAGCAGCTCTCT GACAAATGGCTGCTGCATTCTGTGCTGCTGCTCGTCCAGTCTTGGATCGAACCTTTGGTTTACCTGCAGATGACACTGGATCGCTACGACCACGCTCCTGACATGCTGCTCAACAAGACCAAGTGGGTGTCTGAGAAGCTGATCAGTCTGGAGCAAGGCGTGGTTGTGCTCATGAAGAAG CAGATGTTGGATGAAGGGACGATGACCACGGCATACTCCGAACAAGGCGCCTTCCAGTACGACGTCCAGCTGGACATCCTGGAATCCATAATGAGGGATTATACCTTACTCACCTGCTTCAAGAAAGACGCCCATAAGATGGAGACTTTCCTAAAGCTGCTCAAATGCCGCCAAACTGACAAATACAACTGTGCATAA